The following are encoded together in the Bradyrhizobium algeriense genome:
- a CDS encoding MFS transporter produces MKFAEFKKAGHWPTLLAAFLYFDISFMAWVALGPLIVYIVHDMNLAVDEKFTLVAIPVLAGALLRVPMGLLADLFGAKRTGIVAQIVVIAATAWVCYFGLPSKLSVEIFGLALGIGGASFAVALPQASRWYPPQYQGVVMGIAGAGNMGVVLDTMFAPSIAEHWGWQAVFGVLLVPMVLILAYYIYAAKDAPGERKPISLKAYGALLRDPDSRWFMFFYFITFGGFVGLANALPLYFSVQYHVSGVAAGLLVSLIVAFGSGFRPVGGLLADRIGGIRSLSMFFGVVVAAYLVIAFMPEGPAAPAPGGWALTEMPRIAWISVSLFSIGVLALGMGNGAVFQLIPLRFRQEIGLMTGMVGCAGGIGGFFLAKALGVAKGMTGGFGAGFVFFGLLALLGFLGLAMVKVRWRTTWGAASGARV; encoded by the coding sequence ATGAAGTTTGCTGAATTCAAGAAGGCTGGCCACTGGCCCACGCTGCTCGCCGCCTTCCTCTATTTCGACATCAGCTTCATGGCTTGGGTCGCGCTCGGTCCGTTGATCGTCTACATCGTGCACGACATGAATCTTGCCGTCGACGAGAAGTTCACGCTCGTCGCCATCCCGGTTCTGGCCGGCGCGCTGCTGCGGGTGCCGATGGGCCTTCTCGCCGATCTGTTCGGCGCCAAACGCACCGGAATTGTCGCGCAAATCGTCGTCATCGCCGCGACGGCATGGGTTTGCTACTTCGGCCTTCCGAGCAAACTGTCGGTGGAGATATTCGGTCTCGCGCTCGGCATCGGCGGCGCCTCGTTCGCAGTGGCGCTGCCGCAGGCAAGCCGATGGTATCCGCCGCAATATCAAGGCGTGGTGATGGGGATCGCCGGCGCCGGCAATATGGGTGTCGTGCTCGACACGATGTTCGCACCGTCGATCGCCGAACATTGGGGCTGGCAGGCCGTGTTCGGCGTACTGCTCGTTCCGATGGTGCTGATCCTCGCCTACTACATCTACGCCGCCAAGGATGCGCCCGGAGAGCGGAAACCGATTTCGCTGAAGGCTTACGGTGCGTTGCTGCGCGATCCCGACAGCCGCTGGTTCATGTTCTTCTACTTCATCACCTTCGGCGGCTTTGTCGGACTGGCCAACGCCTTGCCGCTGTATTTCAGCGTGCAGTATCACGTATCAGGCGTTGCGGCGGGCCTGCTGGTTTCCTTGATCGTCGCCTTCGGTTCGGGTTTCCGTCCCGTCGGCGGCCTGCTCGCCGACCGCATCGGCGGCATCCGCTCATTGTCGATGTTTTTTGGCGTCGTCGTGGCGGCCTATCTCGTCATCGCCTTCATGCCGGAGGGGCCTGCCGCGCCGGCGCCTGGGGGCTGGGCGCTCACCGAGATGCCGCGGATCGCCTGGATCTCGGTATCGCTGTTCTCGATCGGCGTCCTCGCGCTCGGCATGGGCAATGGCGCCGTGTTTCAGCTCATTCCTCTCCGCTTCCGTCAGGAGATCGGCCTGATGACCGGCATGGTCGGCTGCGCCGGCGGCATCGGCGGTTTCTTCCTTGCCAAGGCACTTGGCGTCGCCAAGGGAATGACCGGCGGTTTCGGCGCGGGCTTCGTGTTTTTCGGCCTGCTGGCGTTGCTTGGTTTCCTCGGACTTGCCATGGTCAAGGTGCGCTGGCGCACCACATGGGGCGCCGCGTCGGGAGCGCGGGTCTGA
- the nirB gene encoding nitrite reductase large subunit NirB: protein MLEKVNKQKLVVIGNGMAGIRTVEVLLDRAPDLYDITVFGSEPYGNYNRILLSPVLAGEKTVNDIMLNTEQWYEDNGITLRKGEMIEMIDRRTCEVVTAEGARVPYDRLLIATGSNPIMLPLPGKDLPGVVGFRDIQDVERMVQASTSYKNAVVIGGGLLGLEAANGLMKRGMNVTVVHLLDTLMERQLDQVAGGLLRKSLEERGMVFKMPAQTEAILGEDRVTGVRFADGEEIPADLVVMAVGIRPNVELARKAGLYCERGIVVSDTMQTYDGRIYAVGECVQHRRQTYGLVAPLFDQAKVCANHLAMKGFATYDGSVVSTKLKVTGIDLFSAGDFAPGADKEEIVMQDASRGVYKRIILRDKKIIGAVLYGDTIDGPWYFQHLRDGTDVSQMRERLVFGAANLGDGGHSGKNSVAAMSDDAEICGCNGVCKGAIVKAISEKKLFTIDDVRAHTKASSSCGSCTGLVEQVLAFTLGGDYSAAPKVKPMCACTDHSHDDARRVIIENGLKTIPDVMRFMDWKTPNGCHSCRPALNYYLLATWPGEYRDDQQSRYINERVHANIQKDGTYSVVPRMWGGVTTPDELRAIADVADKFKIPTVKVTGGQRIDLLGVKKEDLPAVWADLNDAGMVSGHAYAKGLRTVKTCVGSEWCRFGTQDSTGLGIKIEKFLWGSWTPAKVKLAVSGCPRNCAEATCKDVGVVCVDSGFEIHFAGAAGLHIKGTEFLTKVATEEETLEVIAALTQLYREQGWYLERMYKWCDRIGLDAIRKQVVDDIANRKALFSRFAYSQQFSQSDPWAARAKRGVDRNEFTPLAELELA, encoded by the coding sequence ATGCTCGAGAAAGTAAACAAGCAAAAGTTGGTGGTGATCGGCAACGGGATGGCCGGCATCCGCACGGTGGAAGTGCTGCTGGACCGCGCGCCCGATCTCTATGACATCACCGTCTTCGGTTCCGAACCCTACGGCAACTACAACCGGATTCTGCTGTCGCCGGTGCTTGCCGGCGAGAAGACCGTCAACGACATCATGCTCAACACGGAGCAGTGGTACGAGGATAACGGGATCACGCTGCGCAAGGGCGAAATGATCGAGATGATCGATCGGCGTACCTGCGAAGTCGTCACCGCGGAAGGCGCGCGGGTGCCCTATGATCGCCTGCTGATCGCCACCGGCTCGAACCCGATCATGTTGCCGCTGCCGGGCAAGGACCTTCCGGGCGTCGTCGGCTTTCGCGACATTCAGGACGTCGAGCGTATGGTTCAGGCCTCGACGAGCTACAAGAATGCCGTCGTGATCGGCGGCGGTCTGCTCGGTCTCGAAGCCGCCAACGGCCTGATGAAGCGCGGCATGAACGTCACCGTGGTGCATCTGCTCGACACGCTGATGGAGCGTCAGCTCGATCAGGTCGCGGGCGGATTGCTGCGCAAGTCGCTGGAAGAGCGCGGCATGGTGTTCAAGATGCCCGCGCAGACGGAAGCGATCCTGGGCGAGGATCGCGTGACCGGCGTGCGCTTTGCCGACGGCGAGGAGATTCCGGCAGACCTGGTCGTGATGGCAGTCGGCATCCGCCCGAATGTCGAGCTGGCGCGCAAGGCAGGCCTTTATTGCGAGCGCGGCATCGTCGTCTCCGACACCATGCAGACCTACGACGGACGAATCTATGCGGTCGGCGAATGCGTGCAGCATCGTCGCCAGACCTACGGCCTCGTCGCTCCCCTGTTCGACCAGGCCAAGGTCTGCGCCAATCACCTCGCCATGAAGGGTTTTGCCACCTATGACGGGTCGGTCGTTTCGACCAAACTGAAGGTGACCGGGATCGACCTGTTCTCCGCCGGCGACTTCGCACCGGGTGCGGACAAGGAAGAGATCGTCATGCAGGACGCTTCCCGCGGCGTCTACAAGCGGATCATTCTGCGCGACAAGAAAATCATCGGCGCCGTGCTCTATGGCGATACTATCGACGGCCCGTGGTACTTCCAGCATCTGCGCGACGGCACCGACGTTTCGCAAATGCGCGAGCGGCTGGTGTTCGGCGCCGCCAATCTCGGCGATGGCGGCCATAGCGGCAAGAACTCGGTCGCCGCCATGAGCGATGACGCGGAAATCTGCGGATGCAACGGCGTCTGCAAGGGCGCGATCGTCAAGGCGATCAGCGAAAAGAAACTGTTCACGATCGACGACGTGCGGGCCCACACCAAGGCCTCCTCGTCCTGCGGCTCATGTACCGGCCTGGTCGAGCAAGTGCTCGCCTTCACGCTCGGTGGCGACTATTCGGCGGCCCCGAAGGTCAAGCCGATGTGTGCATGCACCGATCACAGCCATGACGACGCGCGGCGCGTCATCATAGAGAACGGATTGAAGACCATTCCCGATGTCATGAGGTTCATGGACTGGAAGACGCCGAACGGGTGCCATTCCTGCCGGCCCGCCCTGAACTATTACCTGCTCGCCACCTGGCCCGGCGAGTACCGCGACGACCAGCAGTCGCGCTACATCAATGAACGCGTCCACGCCAATATCCAGAAGGATGGGACGTATTCGGTCGTGCCGCGGATGTGGGGCGGCGTCACGACGCCGGATGAATTGCGTGCCATCGCCGACGTCGCGGACAAGTTCAAGATTCCGACAGTCAAGGTGACTGGCGGGCAGCGCATCGACCTTCTCGGCGTGAAGAAGGAGGATTTGCCTGCCGTGTGGGCCGACCTCAATGATGCGGGGATGGTGTCGGGCCACGCCTATGCCAAGGGATTGCGCACGGTGAAGACCTGCGTCGGTTCGGAATGGTGTCGTTTCGGCACGCAGGATTCGACCGGCCTCGGCATCAAGATCGAGAAATTCCTGTGGGGCTCGTGGACGCCTGCCAAGGTGAAGCTTGCGGTGTCCGGTTGCCCGCGCAATTGCGCGGAAGCGACCTGCAAGGACGTCGGCGTCGTCTGCGTCGATTCCGGGTTCGAGATCCATTTCGCCGGCGCCGCCGGTCTTCACATCAAGGGGACCGAATTCCTGACCAAGGTCGCGACCGAGGAGGAGACGCTCGAAGTCATCGCCGCGCTGACGCAGCTCTATCGCGAACAGGGCTGGTATCTGGAGCGCATGTACAAGTGGTGCGATCGGATTGGTCTCGATGCCATCCGCAAGCAGGTGGTCGACGATATCGCCAACCGCAAGGCGCTGTTCAGCCGCTTCGCTTACTCGCAGCAATTCTCTCAGAGCGATCCGTGGGCGGCGCGCGCCAAACGCGGTGTCGATCGCAACGAATTCACCCCGCTTGCGGAGCTGGAACTCGCATGA
- the nirD gene encoding nitrite reductase small subunit NirD — MSNWIEIGTLSDIPVLGSRVVRTASGDIAVFRTADDEVFALDDRCPHKGGPLSQGIVHNKRVTCPLHNFVIELKSGTAVAPDEGCTRAHPTKVENNTVWLCIQTAAAVPAE, encoded by the coding sequence ATGAGCAACTGGATTGAAATCGGGACACTGAGCGATATTCCCGTTCTCGGCTCACGCGTCGTGCGAACAGCGTCCGGAGACATTGCGGTGTTCCGGACCGCCGATGACGAGGTGTTCGCGCTCGACGATCGCTGTCCGCACAAGGGCGGACCGTTGTCGCAAGGCATCGTCCACAACAAGCGCGTCACCTGTCCGCTGCACAATTTCGTCATTGAGCTCAAGAGCGGTACGGCGGTTGCTCCCGACGAGGGATGTACGCGCGCGCATCCGACCAAGGTGGAGAACAACACTGTCTGGCTTTGCATCCAGACGGCGGCGGCCGTGCCCGCCGAGTGA
- a CDS encoding molybdopterin-dependent oxidoreductase, translating into MPVPVKTSCPYCGVGCGVIADRDASGAVTVRGDPLHPANFGRLCAKGSALAETIGLEGRLLAPVVNGQETSWDTALDHVAEGFARIVREHGPDSVAFYVSGQILTEDYYVINKLAKGFIGTANIDTNSRLCMASSVAGHKRAFGSDTVPGCYEDLETADLLVLVGSNAAWCHPILYQRMVAAKANNPACRIVVIDPRRTATCDGADLHLPLRSGSDSVLFNGLLAHLASSNAIDRAFVDESTTGAEAALQQVAGQTVAQTADICGLAEGAVALFFDWFAKTERVVTLYSQGVNQSSSGVDKVNAIINCHLLTGRIGRPGMGPFSLTGQPNAMGGREVGGLANQLAAHMEIENPRHRDIVQRFWQSPIIADKQGLKAVDMFDAIADQRIKAVWIMSTNPVVSLPDADRVRRALDACELVVVSDCMRHTDTTRHAHVLLPALTWGEKDGTVTNSERRISRQRRFLPAPGAARADWQTVCDVAQRMGFSGFDYPNAAAIFREHARLSSFENEGTRDFDLSALNTLDDRAYDALTPIQWPVTREYPTGTPRMFETGQFFTPDRKARFVPVTPRAAVNATSRDYPLVLNTGRVRDQWHTMTRTGKSPRLLAHVFEPYAEFHPDDARMAGVENGGLARLTSPWGEMVARVVVTAEQRRGCVFVPMHWNGEYAGDGRVNALVNPATDPISGQPESKHTPVKAAAYLPKWHAFILSRQEIARPEAGYWVGGLSGTCWRMELTGDERPASWRDWARAQLRVGQDDIEWIAYRDPKVGRFRYAAVRDGRLEGCVFIAPDHKLVSRSWLSGLFAEQALSANARMSLLTGQPLDAGQDVGPIVCSCFGVGQHQISAEIKKGAASVDEVGRRLKAGTNCGACKPEIGKLLRGAAVRDSQAA; encoded by the coding sequence TTGCCCGTGCCAGTGAAGACAAGCTGTCCGTATTGCGGCGTCGGCTGCGGCGTCATCGCTGACAGGGATGCCTCGGGCGCCGTTACCGTTCGGGGCGATCCGCTTCATCCCGCCAATTTCGGACGGCTATGCGCGAAAGGCTCGGCACTGGCCGAGACCATCGGTCTCGAGGGGCGGCTGCTCGCTCCCGTGGTCAACGGCCAGGAAACGAGCTGGGATACGGCGCTCGATCATGTCGCGGAGGGCTTTGCCAGAATCGTCCGCGAGCACGGGCCGGATTCGGTCGCTTTCTATGTCTCCGGCCAGATTCTGACCGAGGACTATTACGTCATCAACAAGCTCGCCAAGGGTTTTATCGGCACCGCCAACATCGACACCAATTCCCGGCTGTGCATGGCGTCGAGCGTGGCGGGGCACAAGCGCGCGTTCGGCAGCGACACCGTTCCGGGCTGCTATGAGGATCTCGAAACCGCCGACCTTCTGGTGCTCGTCGGCTCCAATGCCGCCTGGTGCCATCCGATCCTTTACCAACGCATGGTGGCCGCAAAGGCCAATAATCCTGCCTGCCGCATCGTCGTCATCGATCCGCGGCGAACTGCAACCTGCGACGGCGCCGATCTGCACCTGCCGCTTCGCTCGGGCAGCGATTCGGTGCTGTTCAACGGGTTGCTCGCGCATCTCGCGTCCAGCAACGCCATCGACCGCGCGTTTGTGGATGAATCCACCACCGGCGCCGAAGCCGCGTTGCAACAGGTCGCCGGCCAGACGGTCGCGCAGACTGCCGACATCTGCGGCTTGGCCGAGGGCGCGGTGGCGTTGTTCTTCGACTGGTTCGCGAAAACCGAGCGGGTCGTCACGCTTTATTCGCAGGGCGTCAACCAGTCGAGCAGCGGCGTCGACAAGGTCAATGCGATCATCAACTGTCATTTGTTGACGGGGCGTATCGGGCGACCCGGTATGGGCCCGTTCTCGTTGACCGGACAACCCAACGCCATGGGCGGCCGGGAAGTCGGCGGGTTGGCCAATCAATTGGCCGCCCACATGGAGATCGAAAACCCGCGACACCGCGACATCGTGCAGCGCTTCTGGCAGTCGCCAATTATCGCGGACAAGCAGGGCCTCAAGGCCGTCGACATGTTCGACGCGATCGCCGATCAGCGCATCAAGGCGGTCTGGATCATGTCCACCAATCCGGTGGTCAGCCTGCCGGATGCCGATCGCGTGCGCCGCGCGCTCGATGCGTGCGAGCTCGTCGTCGTCTCCGACTGCATGCGCCATACCGACACCACGCGTCATGCGCACGTACTGCTGCCGGCGCTGACGTGGGGCGAGAAGGACGGTACCGTCACCAACTCCGAACGCCGCATCTCCCGGCAACGGCGATTCCTGCCCGCGCCCGGCGCTGCAAGGGCCGATTGGCAGACCGTCTGCGACGTCGCGCAGCGCATGGGTTTTTCGGGGTTCGACTATCCGAACGCTGCCGCGATCTTCCGCGAGCACGCGAGACTCTCCAGTTTCGAGAATGAGGGGACCCGCGATTTCGATCTGTCCGCCCTGAATACGCTCGACGATCGCGCCTACGACGCGCTTACCCCGATCCAGTGGCCGGTGACGCGCGAATATCCGACCGGCACGCCGCGGATGTTCGAAACCGGACAATTCTTCACGCCCGACCGCAAGGCGCGTTTCGTGCCGGTGACGCCGCGTGCCGCTGTGAACGCGACCAGCCGGGACTATCCGCTGGTGCTCAACACCGGGCGGGTCCGCGATCAATGGCACACCATGACGCGGACGGGAAAATCCCCACGGCTGCTGGCTCACGTTTTCGAGCCTTATGCCGAATTCCATCCCGACGATGCGCGCATGGCCGGCGTCGAGAATGGCGGGCTCGCGCGATTGACCAGCCCGTGGGGCGAGATGGTGGCGCGCGTTGTCGTCACCGCCGAGCAGCGCCGCGGCTGTGTGTTCGTGCCGATGCACTGGAACGGCGAATATGCCGGCGATGGCCGGGTCAACGCGCTGGTCAATCCGGCGACCGATCCGATCTCCGGGCAGCCGGAGTCCAAGCACACGCCGGTGAAGGCGGCAGCCTACTTGCCGAAATGGCATGCCTTCATCCTCAGCCGCCAGGAGATCGCGCGTCCCGAAGCGGGCTACTGGGTCGGCGGGCTCTCAGGGACTTGCTGGCGGATGGAACTCACCGGCGACGAGCGGCCGGCAAGCTGGCGCGACTGGGCGCGGGCGCAGCTCCGCGTCGGACAGGACGACATCGAATGGATCGCCTATCGCGATCCGAAGGTCGGCCGCTTCCGCTACGCGGCCGTTCGCGACGGCCGGCTGGAAGGTTGCGTGTTCATCGCACCCGATCACAAGCTGGTCTCGCGATCGTGGCTATCAGGGCTATTCGCAGAGCAGGCATTGTCAGCGAATGCGAGGATGTCGCTGCTGACGGGGCAGCCGCTCGATGCGGGCCAGGACGTTGGGCCGATCGTCTGCTCGTGCTTCGGCGTCGGACAGCACCAGATATCAGCCGAAATCAAAAAAGGGGCAGCCAGCGTCGACGAGGTCGGCCGGCGCCTGAAGGCCGGTACCAATTGTGGTGCCTGCAAGCCGGAGATCGGCAAGCTGCTGCGCGGCGCGGCCGTGCGAGATTCGCAGGCCGCATGA
- the nhaA gene encoding Na+/H+ antiporter NhaA, translating into MTAEAPASDGSDNSGLYGGVVLGLAAIAALIVANSPLGPQYEALLRTTGEVRIGSIGLSKTVDHWINDGLMAVFFLLVGLEIKREALEGPLSSAKQAALPVIAAFGGFVTPAAIFAAVNWADAHALRGWAIPAATDIAFALGVCAMLGRKVPASLKIFLMALAIIDDLMAIIVIAIFYTADLSIMALALGGIGVGALAVLNLLDVRRPSFYLIAGLFTWVCVLKSGVHATLAGVAVGLAMPLTRHDGHSLLEDTEHALRPWVIFAIVPIFAFANAGVSLHGLTLSKLAEPITLGIIAGLFVGKQIGVFGSSLLAIRLGLAAMPEGATTAKLYAIAILTGIGFTMSLFIGTLAFDDEAVLKQVRLGVLAASLLSGIVAALLFATLSRSNGVPASR; encoded by the coding sequence ATGACGGCCGAGGCGCCGGCATCTGACGGATCTGACAACAGTGGCCTCTATGGAGGCGTCGTTCTCGGGCTTGCCGCCATCGCGGCTCTCATCGTCGCAAACTCACCGCTGGGGCCGCAATACGAGGCGCTGCTACGGACGACCGGCGAGGTCCGAATCGGATCGATCGGACTGAGCAAGACCGTCGATCACTGGATCAATGACGGCTTGATGGCGGTGTTCTTTCTGCTGGTCGGCCTCGAGATCAAGCGCGAGGCGCTAGAGGGCCCGCTGTCGAGCGCAAAGCAGGCGGCATTGCCCGTGATCGCCGCGTTCGGCGGCTTTGTCACGCCAGCGGCGATCTTTGCCGCGGTGAACTGGGCCGACGCCCACGCATTGCGCGGCTGGGCCATCCCGGCGGCGACCGACATCGCCTTTGCGCTGGGTGTTTGCGCCATGCTGGGACGCAAGGTCCCGGCTTCGCTGAAGATATTTCTAATGGCGCTCGCAATCATCGACGATCTGATGGCCATCATCGTCATTGCGATCTTCTATACCGCGGACCTCTCCATCATGGCGCTGGCGCTTGGCGGAATCGGCGTGGGGGCGCTCGCGGTTCTCAATCTGCTCGATGTGCGCAGACCATCGTTCTATCTCATCGCCGGGCTGTTCACCTGGGTCTGCGTGCTCAAATCCGGCGTGCATGCGACGCTCGCCGGTGTCGCCGTCGGTCTCGCGATGCCGCTGACCCGACACGACGGGCACAGCCTGCTCGAAGATACCGAACACGCTCTCAGGCCATGGGTGATTTTCGCCATCGTGCCGATTTTCGCCTTCGCGAATGCCGGCGTATCGCTTCACGGATTGACCTTGTCAAAGCTGGCGGAGCCGATAACGCTTGGCATTATCGCAGGGCTTTTCGTCGGCAAACAGATCGGGGTCTTCGGCTCATCGCTGCTCGCGATCAGGCTGGGCCTGGCTGCGATGCCGGAAGGGGCCACAACGGCAAAGCTTTATGCCATCGCCATCCTGACCGGCATTGGCTTCACCATGAGCCTCTTCATCGGCACGCTGGCCTTCGACGACGAGGCGGTGCTGAAACAGGTCCGGCTCGGCGTCCTCGCGGCTTCGCTGCTGTCCGGCATCGTCGCCGCGCTGCTTTTTGCGACCCTCAGCCGATCGAACGGAGTTCCGGCTTCGCGATAG
- a CDS encoding TetR/AcrR family transcriptional regulator codes for MPPRPARKALNAYHHGDLRDALVQAALHEVELGGPEAISISALAKKLGVSQPAPYKHFADRETLLTAVTAEAFRQFSAMMRAAIEKPSKQSKLSRFAQLTLDFGLRRNGIYRLMFASRTMACAPKGSELHSAAMETFELLVEALEAPAVGLLRERSALKVWASLHGVVMLAEQGLLTGQVAHVSREELVEDIVMETKLALSVAINTAGKADS; via the coding sequence ATGCCACCTCGACCCGCACGCAAAGCGCTGAACGCCTATCACCATGGGGATCTTCGTGATGCCCTGGTTCAGGCCGCGTTGCACGAAGTCGAGCTCGGCGGCCCGGAAGCGATCAGCATCAGCGCGCTTGCCAAGAAACTCGGCGTCTCGCAGCCGGCGCCATACAAGCATTTTGCCGATCGCGAGACGTTGCTGACCGCTGTCACGGCCGAAGCGTTCCGCCAATTCAGCGCGATGATGCGTGCGGCGATCGAAAAGCCGTCAAAACAGTCGAAGCTGTCGCGCTTCGCGCAGCTCACGCTTGATTTCGGCCTGCGCCGCAACGGCATCTATCGCCTGATGTTCGCGTCGCGAACCATGGCGTGCGCGCCAAAAGGCAGCGAGTTGCACAGCGCGGCAATGGAAACCTTCGAACTCCTGGTGGAGGCGCTCGAGGCGCCGGCCGTCGGGCTGTTGCGCGAGCGTAGCGCCCTGAAGGTCTGGGCCTCGCTACACGGCGTGGTGATGCTCGCCGAACAGGGACTGCTTACCGGCCAGGTTGCCCATGTCAGCCGGGAAGAACTGGTCGAGGACATCGTGATGGAAACGAAACTCGCGCTGTCGGTCGCCATCAATACGGCCGGCAAGGCTGATTCATGA
- a CDS encoding ferredoxin has protein sequence MAGKLKIRVDQDKCQGHARCKSLAPELFDLDEFGNAHEVGDGSVPAGLEDKAWLAQTNCPEIAIEVTEE, from the coding sequence ATGGCCGGAAAGCTGAAAATCCGCGTCGACCAGGACAAATGTCAGGGCCACGCGCGCTGCAAATCACTGGCACCCGAACTGTTCGACCTCGACGAATTCGGCAATGCGCACGAAGTCGGCGACGGTTCCGTGCCCGCGGGTCTGGAAGACAAGGCCTGGCTTGCCCAGACCAACTGTCCTGAAATCGCGATCGAGGTGACCGAGGAATAG
- a CDS encoding cytochrome P450, translated as MSDSASIMPEHPPVSDWVNDFDHTDPTWTENPFPIWEKLREASPVVHTERFLGCYMPTTYQAVKEIAYDTDHFSSRRVIVRDMRPEITARAPPITSDPPEHKPAKQLLLPPFTPDAMKKLEPRVRAICNELIDEFIADGKCDAAARYTKHVPVRAIAHMLGIPEKDGDLFIKWIHGILELGIKDENALMEAVREMTGYFAGHIEYRKNNPTDDLISTLMNARDKDGNPLADEHVLGSLRLLLIAGIDTTWSAIGSSLWHLAKTPADRERLVKEPELMPLAVEELLRAYSPVTMAREVIKETTISGCPVKAGNMVLLSFPAANRDPAMFPDADKVVIDRKENRHAAFGLGIHRCVGSNLARMEMTVAIEEWLKRIPDFRLDPAGKVTWSEGTVRGPRQLPMLFGKAS; from the coding sequence ATGTCCGATTCCGCCAGCATCATGCCCGAACATCCCCCGGTCTCCGACTGGGTCAATGATTTCGACCACACCGATCCGACGTGGACGGAAAACCCGTTTCCGATCTGGGAGAAATTGCGCGAGGCTTCGCCGGTCGTTCACACCGAGCGCTTCCTCGGCTGCTACATGCCGACCACCTACCAGGCGGTAAAGGAAATCGCCTACGACACCGACCATTTTTCGTCCCGGCGCGTCATCGTGCGCGACATGCGGCCGGAGATCACGGCGCGGGCGCCGCCGATCACCTCCGATCCGCCCGAGCACAAGCCCGCCAAGCAATTGCTGTTGCCGCCGTTCACGCCGGACGCGATGAAGAAGCTCGAACCGCGGGTGCGCGCCATCTGCAACGAGCTGATCGACGAGTTCATCGCCGATGGCAAATGCGACGCCGCCGCGCGCTACACCAAGCATGTTCCGGTCCGCGCCATCGCGCATATGCTCGGAATCCCTGAGAAGGACGGCGATCTCTTCATCAAGTGGATTCACGGCATCCTCGAACTCGGCATCAAGGACGAAAACGCGCTGATGGAGGCGGTAAGGGAGATGACCGGCTATTTCGCCGGCCATATCGAGTATCGCAAAAACAATCCGACCGATGATCTGATCTCGACGCTGATGAACGCGAGGGACAAGGACGGAAATCCTCTGGCGGATGAGCATGTGCTGGGTTCGCTGCGGCTGCTTCTGATCGCCGGCATCGACACCACCTGGAGCGCGATCGGCTCCTCGCTGTGGCATCTGGCGAAGACGCCGGCGGACCGCGAGCGTCTCGTCAAGGAACCGGAATTGATGCCGCTAGCGGTCGAGGAACTGCTGCGCGCCTATTCGCCGGTGACGATGGCGCGCGAGGTGATAAAGGAGACGACGATCAGCGGCTGCCCGGTCAAGGCCGGCAACATGGTGCTGCTGTCGTTCCCGGCCGCCAACCGCGATCCCGCCATGTTCCCCGACGCCGACAAGGTGGTGATCGACCGCAAGGAAAACCGCCACGCCGCGTTCGGCCTCGGCATTCACCGCTGCGTCGGCTCCAACCTGGCGCGCATGGAAATGACGGTTGCGATCGAGGAATGGCTGAAGCGGATCCCGGATTTCAGGCTCGATCCCGCCGGCAAGGTCACCTGGTCGGAAGGCACCGTGCGCGGCCCGCGCCAGTTGCCCATGCTGTTCGGCAAGGCGAGCTGA
- a CDS encoding VOC family protein: MSRIFGAVCQNGNVVRDIRAAMNHWVNVMGVGPWYYIDKVKTDYFRHRGQDSAMEMSVALANSGDLQIELIQQRNDAPSMYKEFLDSGREGLQHMSYWTRDYQALYDRALSLSYKVGHEGQIGGEKGRFAYFDTQAHPGTVVEISDISGSKGSFFEHIRKVAAGWDGADPIREVGGR, encoded by the coding sequence ATGAGCCGCATCTTTGGAGCAGTCTGCCAGAACGGAAATGTCGTGCGGGATATCCGCGCCGCCATGAATCACTGGGTCAATGTGATGGGCGTCGGGCCCTGGTACTATATCGACAAGGTCAAGACCGATTACTTCCGCCACCGCGGCCAGGACTCCGCCATGGAGATGAGCGTGGCGCTCGCCAATTCCGGCGATCTCCAGATCGAGCTGATCCAGCAGCGCAACGACGCGCCCTCGATGTACAAGGAGTTCCTCGACTCCGGCCGCGAAGGCTTGCAGCACATGTCGTACTGGACCCGTGATTATCAGGCCCTCTACGACCGCGCGCTGTCGCTTAGCTATAAAGTGGGGCACGAAGGCCAGATCGGCGGTGAAAAGGGCCGCTTTGCTTATTTCGATACGCAGGCCCATCCCGGCACCGTGGTGGAGATTTCAGACATCAGCGGCAGCAAGGGGAGTTTCTTCGAGCACATTCGCAAGGTCGCCGCTGGTTGGGACGGCGCCGATCCCATCCGCGAAGTCGGCGGACGCTGA